From a region of the Xanthomonas rydalmerensis genome:
- a CDS encoding S-(hydroxymethyl)glutathione dehydrogenase/class III alcohol dehydrogenase, whose amino-acid sequence MKTRAAVAWAANQPLAIEEVDLQPPKAGEVLVRMVASGICHSDEIALSGVDAEAAFPVILGQEGAGVVEEIGIGVSSVRPGDHVIPLYMPECGVCKYCRSNRTNLCQAIRSSQERGLMPDGSSRFSLHGRPLLHYMGTSTFAEYTVLPEIAVARIHPAAPLDKVCLLGCTVTTGIGAVLNTARVRPGESVAVFGLGGIGLSVVQGAVMARAERIIVVDINRDKFPLARALGATDCLDPKDFGAPVQQVIVDLTDGGADHSFACVGDVRAMRAALECCHKGWGESIILGVAPSAQEISTRPLQLVTGRAWRGSAFGGVKGRSELPAYAERYLAGEIRIDELISETLPLDHINRGFETMRAGRGIKSIVLY is encoded by the coding sequence CGAACCAGCCGCTGGCCATCGAGGAGGTGGATCTGCAGCCGCCCAAGGCCGGCGAGGTGCTGGTGCGCATGGTCGCCAGCGGCATCTGCCACAGCGACGAGATCGCCTTGTCCGGCGTCGATGCCGAGGCGGCGTTCCCGGTGATCCTGGGCCAGGAAGGCGCCGGCGTGGTCGAGGAGATCGGTATCGGCGTCAGCAGCGTGCGTCCGGGCGATCACGTGATCCCGCTGTACATGCCCGAATGCGGCGTGTGCAAGTACTGCCGTTCCAACCGCACCAACCTGTGCCAGGCGATCCGCAGCAGCCAGGAGCGCGGGCTGATGCCCGACGGCAGCAGCCGCTTCTCGCTGCACGGGCGCCCGCTGCTGCACTACATGGGCACCAGCACCTTTGCCGAATACACCGTGCTGCCGGAGATCGCGGTGGCCAGGATCCATCCGGCCGCGCCGCTGGACAAGGTCTGCCTGCTCGGCTGCACGGTCACCACCGGCATCGGCGCGGTGCTCAACACCGCGCGGGTGCGTCCGGGCGAGAGCGTGGCGGTATTCGGGCTCGGCGGCATCGGCCTGTCGGTGGTGCAGGGCGCGGTGATGGCGCGCGCCGAACGCATCATCGTGGTCGACATCAACCGCGACAAGTTCCCGCTGGCGCGCGCGCTGGGCGCCACCGACTGCCTGGACCCGAAGGATTTCGGCGCACCGGTGCAGCAGGTCATCGTCGACCTCACCGACGGCGGCGCGGACCACAGTTTCGCCTGCGTGGGCGATGTGCGCGCGATGCGCGCGGCGCTGGAGTGCTGCCACAAGGGCTGGGGCGAAAGCATCATCCTCGGCGTGGCGCCGAGCGCGCAGGAGATCAGCACCCGGCCGCTGCAACTGGTCACCGGCCGCGCCTGGCGCGGCAGCGCGTTCGGCGGGGTCAAGGGCCGCAGCGAATTGCCCGCGTACGCCGAGCGCTACCTGGCCGGCGAGATCCGCATCGACGAACTGATCAGCGAAACCCTGCCGCTGGACCACATCAATCGCGGCTTCGAGACCATGCGCGCCGGCCGTGGCATCAAATCGATCGTTCTTTACTGA
- a CDS encoding TonB-dependent receptor: MTRIHGRSLPSANLLALAVATAIGLLAAPARAQTTVNADDAQITALDRVEVTATPIPGTLIDADLLPYTVQTANADDIARSQAGNLTDFLLREMNGVDTNEVQGSPFQTDLTFRGFRASALPGASQGVSVYLDGVRMNEPFADIVSWDMMPEAAIRSVALMPGSNPLFGPNTLGGALAFTTQSGLTAPGVRADLSVGSGARKRLDASYGYAGRDGLHAFVAVTGFDENGWRDASAGRLGTVFGKLGRQGDSTDWDVSLLHGRSRLVGNGLLPSHRYTDDGTEPGLYEADRAAVYTSPDLTRNRNTLLTGQFDHRFDERTALHLLAYYRQGRRDTVNGDINDDYEAFVDDCADGYAADGTPRDAGCTVSRADADALHSGVLNTTQMRQHAEGLALNFSHQAGAHALSIGATYDRNRVRYRQYEQDAFVQDDRSVVADPGEERAFFSGVDGRSSTLGLFAADTWELGEATHLNAALRWNRVAVANTLSTGDDGVLPRERFVFAKANPSLGITQRLGSGFTAFASASQNSRAPTAIELGCADPEQPCRLPTGLQADPRLEQIVSRTYEVGLRWNPSPAQTLNASLYRADNRDDILFLRAPNSQQGYFDNVGRTRYQGADLSYRGSHGALRWFAGYSYLDATYRSAGELLSGERTVTLRPGTRIAGLPRSTLKLGMDWQALAQLSLGADLRAVSRRVASGNEDGLVEDPEDGEAPARHDLSTGGYALLDLHGTWELADGLSLYLRINNVFDRRYETYAAIAEDLFPGGALARPQDAAVEDGPSRFVAPGAPRQYQVGLRWRF, translated from the coding sequence ATGACCCGCATCCACGGACGCAGCCTCCCGTCGGCAAACCTGCTCGCGCTGGCCGTCGCCACCGCCATCGGCCTGCTCGCCGCACCCGCGCGCGCGCAAACCACGGTCAACGCCGACGATGCGCAGATCACCGCGCTGGACCGGGTCGAGGTCACCGCCACGCCGATTCCCGGCACGCTCATCGATGCCGACCTGTTGCCGTACACGGTGCAGACCGCCAATGCCGACGACATCGCGCGTAGCCAGGCCGGCAACCTCACCGACTTCCTGCTGCGCGAGATGAACGGCGTGGACACCAACGAGGTGCAGGGCAGCCCGTTCCAGACCGATCTGACCTTCCGCGGCTTCCGCGCCTCGGCGCTGCCGGGCGCCTCGCAGGGCGTGTCGGTGTACCTGGACGGCGTGCGCATGAACGAGCCGTTCGCCGACATCGTCAGTTGGGACATGATGCCGGAGGCGGCGATCCGCAGCGTGGCGCTGATGCCGGGTTCCAACCCGCTGTTCGGTCCCAACACGCTGGGCGGCGCGCTGGCCTTCACCACCCAGTCCGGCCTGACCGCACCGGGCGTGCGCGCCGACCTGTCGGTGGGCAGCGGCGCGCGCAAGCGCCTGGATGCGTCGTACGGCTACGCCGGCCGCGACGGCCTGCATGCCTTCGTCGCGGTCACCGGCTTCGACGAGAACGGCTGGCGCGACGCCTCCGCCGGCCGCCTGGGCACCGTGTTCGGCAAGCTTGGCCGGCAGGGCGACAGCACGGACTGGGACGTGTCGCTGCTGCACGGGCGCAGCCGCCTGGTCGGCAATGGCCTGCTGCCCAGCCATCGCTACACCGACGATGGCACCGAGCCCGGGTTGTACGAGGCGGACCGCGCCGCGGTCTACACCTCGCCGGACCTGACCCGCAACCGCAACACGCTGCTGACCGGGCAGTTCGACCATCGCTTCGACGAACGCACTGCGCTGCACCTGCTGGCCTACTACCGCCAGGGCCGCCGCGACACCGTCAATGGCGACATCAACGACGATTACGAGGCATTCGTCGACGACTGCGCCGACGGCTACGCCGCCGACGGCACGCCGCGGGATGCGGGCTGCACGGTCTCGCGCGCCGATGCCGACGCGCTGCACAGCGGCGTGCTCAACACCACGCAGATGCGCCAGCACGCCGAGGGCCTGGCGCTGAACTTCAGCCACCAGGCCGGCGCGCATGCGCTGAGCATCGGTGCCACCTACGACCGCAACCGCGTGCGCTACCGCCAGTACGAGCAGGACGCGTTCGTGCAGGACGACCGGTCGGTGGTCGCCGATCCGGGCGAGGAGCGGGCGTTCTTCTCCGGCGTCGACGGCCGCAGCAGCACCCTGGGCCTGTTCGCTGCCGATACCTGGGAACTGGGCGAGGCCACCCACCTCAACGCCGCGCTGCGCTGGAACCGCGTCGCCGTCGCCAATACCTTGTCCACCGGCGACGATGGCGTGCTGCCGCGCGAACGCTTCGTGTTCGCCAAGGCCAATCCCTCGCTGGGCATCACCCAGCGCCTGGGCAGCGGCTTCACCGCGTTCGCGTCGGCCTCGCAGAACAGCCGCGCGCCGACTGCGATCGAACTCGGCTGCGCCGACCCGGAACAACCGTGCCGGCTGCCGACCGGGCTGCAGGCCGACCCGCGCCTGGAGCAGATCGTCTCGCGCACCTACGAGGTCGGCCTGCGCTGGAATCCGTCGCCGGCGCAGACGCTGAACGCCTCGCTGTACCGCGCCGACAACCGCGACGACATCCTGTTCCTGCGCGCGCCCAATTCCCAGCAGGGCTATTTCGACAACGTCGGCCGTACCCGCTACCAGGGCGCCGACCTCAGCTACCGCGGCAGCCACGGCGCGCTGCGCTGGTTCGCTGGTTACAGCTATCTGGACGCCACCTACCGCAGTGCCGGCGAATTGCTGTCGGGCGAGCGCACGGTGACATTGCGTCCGGGCACGCGCATCGCCGGCCTGCCGCGCAGCACGCTGAAGCTGGGCATGGACTGGCAGGCGCTGGCGCAATTGTCGCTGGGCGCGGACCTGCGCGCGGTGTCGCGGCGCGTGGCCAGCGGCAACGAGGACGGCCTGGTCGAGGATCCCGAGGACGGCGAGGCGCCCGCGCGCCACGACCTGTCCACCGGCGGCTATGCCTTGCTCGACCTGCACGGCACCTGGGAACTGGCCGACGGGTTGTCGCTGTACCTGCGGATCAACAACGTCTTCGACCGCCGCTATGAGACCTACGCGGCGATCGCCGAGGATCTGTTCCCGGGCGGCGCACTGGCACGCCCGCAGGACGCCGCGGTCGAAGACGGCCCCTCGCGCTTCGTCGCGCCTGGCGCCCCGCGGCAATACCAGGTCGGTTTGCGCTGGCGCTTCTAG
- a CDS encoding IS110 family transposase, which yields MSPVIGIDVAKRSFDVASELTNGKHRTKAKLSNDAKGFQALQAWLQTHAQPDSWIAMEATGTYHQALAEFLHARGYRVCVLNPAQTAAYARSQLSRVKTDRSDAKLIASYALRHREQLRRWHPDPPALKQLKALVRRRQDLQQMLQMEHNRLDVAPAQVKDSIQVHLADLQHHIAQIEQAIDDHIDQDPTLRGQRELLVSIQGIADTSAALMLAELGDVRRFADASAVTAFAGLNPCLQESGDRKGHVCISRTGSPRLRAGLFMPALVAMTHNPVIRALKQRLSERGKAGKQIVCAAMRKLLHLAYGVLKSGTAFDPKRGLVC from the coding sequence ATGTCTCCCGTCATCGGCATCGACGTCGCCAAACGCAGTTTCGATGTGGCCAGCGAGCTGACCAATGGCAAGCACCGTACCAAGGCCAAGTTGTCCAACGATGCCAAGGGCTTCCAGGCCCTGCAGGCATGGCTGCAGACGCATGCGCAGCCCGATAGCTGGATCGCCATGGAGGCCACTGGCACCTACCACCAGGCACTGGCCGAGTTCCTCCACGCACGAGGCTATCGGGTGTGCGTGCTCAACCCGGCGCAGACGGCCGCGTACGCACGCAGCCAGCTCAGCCGGGTCAAGACCGATCGCAGCGATGCCAAGCTGATCGCCAGCTATGCCCTGCGTCACCGCGAGCAGTTACGCCGTTGGCACCCTGATCCGCCGGCGCTCAAGCAACTCAAGGCACTGGTGCGCCGGCGCCAGGACTTGCAACAGATGCTGCAGATGGAGCACAACCGGCTGGACGTCGCTCCGGCCCAGGTGAAGGACTCGATCCAGGTCCATCTGGCCGATCTGCAACATCACATTGCCCAGATCGAGCAGGCCATCGATGACCATATCGACCAGGATCCGACCTTGCGGGGGCAGCGCGAGTTACTGGTGAGCATCCAGGGCATCGCCGACACCAGTGCGGCCTTGATGCTGGCCGAGCTTGGCGATGTGAGGCGCTTTGCCGATGCCTCGGCGGTGACCGCCTTCGCCGGCCTGAATCCGTGCCTGCAGGAGTCGGGCGACCGCAAAGGCCATGTCTGCATCTCGCGCACCGGCTCGCCCCGCCTGCGCGCGGGCCTGTTCATGCCGGCCCTGGTGGCCATGACCCACAACCCGGTCATCCGGGCGCTGAAACAGCGGCTAAGCGAACGCGGCAAAGCCGGCAAGCAGATCGTGTGCGCCGCTATGCGCAAGCTCCTGCACCTCGCCTATGGCGTCCTCAAATCGGGCACCGCGTTCGACCCGAAAAGGGGTCTTGTCTGCTAG
- a CDS encoding sigma-54-dependent Fis family transcriptional regulator → MSESTVANLAHAAVAPVQDADCAPLARMRQFRQIETLPPALARSWRRCLDDYGLDPDTHPSPMVHDNGELRERQQRLEALLRIAKVEMENLYEQIAGGSYAVVFADTEATVLHSVQDPALLRAFRETGLFCGASWAERYQGTNGIGTCAVEGSALSVHRGEHYLERHLPLSCSGAPILDPQGNLLAVLDASTPDARDTRLVQCHTGALVRMSAAQIARAYFLEQYRHAWILRFHSRPEFAGLLHEALIAVGADGRVLAVNEATLEQLGKPDRSPLVGRDIAQVMQLDFDTLEQRARNDASTLWSIRCACHGRRFFALAQPPRARSTAGRTRAAGEDGQAARANDHVGSDPRMLHNLDNALKLAKHRVSILLCGATGTGKEEFAKAVHRSSPWADRPFVAVNCAAIPEALIESELFGYARGAFTDAAREGRHGKLLQASGGTLFLDEIGDMPLPLQTRLLRVLEDQSVTPLGSDRAMPLELHVISASHRDLAQMVGSGGFREDLYYRLNGVVLHLPPLRERSDKAELIRTLLREESGEQPVRISEDALHKLLSYAWPGNLRQLRNVLRTAAVLCADGVIRIPNLPQEIVDADSGPCLLGDDAHAADGVPGRVALDSAERSVLQQQLERHRWNVSRTADALGISRNTLYRKLRKHGLATVS, encoded by the coding sequence ATGTCCGAGTCGACTGTCGCCAACCTCGCGCACGCCGCTGTCGCACCCGTGCAGGACGCCGACTGTGCGCCGCTCGCGCGTATGCGCCAGTTTCGCCAGATCGAGACCTTGCCACCCGCCCTGGCGCGCTCGTGGCGGCGCTGCCTCGACGACTACGGCCTGGATCCGGACACCCATCCCTCGCCGATGGTCCACGACAACGGCGAGTTGCGCGAGCGCCAACAGCGGCTGGAGGCGCTGCTGCGCATCGCCAAGGTGGAGATGGAGAATCTCTACGAGCAGATCGCCGGCGGCAGCTATGCGGTGGTGTTCGCCGACACCGAGGCCACCGTGCTGCACAGCGTGCAGGATCCGGCGCTGCTGCGTGCGTTCCGCGAAACCGGGCTGTTCTGCGGCGCCAGTTGGGCCGAACGCTACCAGGGCACCAACGGCATCGGCACCTGCGCGGTCGAGGGCAGCGCGCTGAGCGTGCACCGTGGCGAACATTATCTGGAGCGGCATCTGCCGCTCTCGTGCAGCGGCGCGCCGATCCTGGATCCGCAAGGCAACTTGCTGGCGGTGCTGGACGCGTCCACGCCCGACGCGCGCGACACCAGGCTGGTGCAGTGCCATACCGGCGCATTGGTGCGCATGTCGGCGGCGCAGATCGCCCGCGCGTACTTCCTGGAGCAGTACCGGCATGCGTGGATCCTGCGCTTCCATAGCCGCCCGGAGTTCGCCGGGTTGCTGCACGAGGCGCTGATCGCAGTCGGCGCCGACGGCCGCGTACTCGCGGTCAACGAGGCGACGCTGGAACAGCTGGGCAAGCCCGACCGCTCGCCGCTGGTCGGGCGCGATATCGCCCAGGTGATGCAACTGGATTTCGATACGCTGGAGCAGCGCGCGCGCAACGACGCCAGCACCCTGTGGTCGATCCGTTGCGCCTGCCACGGCCGCCGCTTCTTCGCCCTGGCGCAGCCGCCACGCGCGCGCAGCACTGCCGGCCGCACGCGCGCCGCGGGCGAGGATGGCCAGGCCGCGCGCGCCAACGACCATGTCGGCTCCGATCCGCGCATGCTGCACAACCTGGACAACGCGCTGAAGCTGGCCAAACACCGCGTGTCGATCCTGCTGTGCGGGGCCACCGGCACCGGCAAGGAAGAGTTCGCCAAGGCGGTGCACCGCAGCTCGCCCTGGGCCGACCGGCCGTTCGTTGCGGTGAACTGCGCGGCGATTCCGGAAGCGCTGATCGAGAGCGAACTGTTCGGCTATGCGCGCGGCGCCTTCACCGATGCCGCGCGCGAGGGACGCCACGGCAAGCTGCTGCAGGCCAGCGGCGGCACCTTGTTCCTGGACGAGATCGGCGACATGCCGCTGCCCTTGCAGACGCGCCTGCTGCGCGTGCTGGAGGACCAGAGCGTGACGCCATTGGGCAGCGACCGCGCGATGCCGCTGGAACTGCATGTGATCAGTGCCAGCCACCGCGACCTGGCGCAGATGGTCGGCAGCGGCGGCTTCCGCGAAGACCTGTACTACCGCCTCAACGGCGTGGTGCTGCACCTGCCGCCGTTGCGTGAGCGCAGCGACAAGGCCGAACTGATCCGCACCCTGTTGCGCGAAGAGAGCGGCGAGCAGCCGGTGCGCATCAGCGAGGATGCCCTGCACAAGCTGCTCAGCTATGCCTGGCCCGGCAACCTGCGGCAGTTGCGCAACGTGCTGCGCACCGCCGCGGTGCTGTGCGCCGATGGCGTCATCCGCATTCCCAACCTGCCGCAGGAGATCGTCGACGCCGACAGTGGGCCGTGCCTGCTCGGCGACGATGCGCACGCCGCCGACGGCGTGCCTGGCCGTGTAGCCCTGGACAGCGCCGAACGCAGCGTGCTACAGCAACAGCTCGAGCGTCATCGCTGGAACGTCAGCCGTACCGCCGATGCGCTGGGCATCAGCCGCAACACCTTGTATCGCAAGCTGCGCAAGCATGGGTTGGCGACGGTGAGCTGA
- a CDS encoding carbohydrate kinase family protein: MSALICGSLAYDTIMVFPDQFKNHILPDKVHILNVSFLVPRMRREFGGCAGNIAYNLHLLGGNPIPMGTVGQDFGPYREHFQALGIDLSRIKVIDELFTPQAFITTDHDNNQITAFHPGAMMRSYENHVKDVPGVTLGLVGPDGREGMIQNAEEFSAGGVPFIFDPGQAMPLFNGPELRQFIEQADYVVVNDYESNLLQERTGWDEKDIVSRVQAYITTQGPKGALVHTPEKTYDIPPAHERRVVDPTGCGDAFRAGLIFGIQRGCDWLTIGRMGNLMGALKVEHPGTQNQRFDFDEFNDQFKQQFGYAL; encoded by the coding sequence ATGTCTGCACTGATCTGTGGTTCCCTCGCTTACGACACCATCATGGTGTTCCCGGACCAGTTCAAGAACCACATCCTGCCGGACAAGGTGCACATCCTGAACGTGTCGTTCCTGGTGCCGCGGATGCGCCGCGAATTCGGCGGCTGCGCCGGCAACATCGCCTACAACCTGCACCTGCTGGGCGGCAATCCGATCCCGATGGGCACCGTGGGCCAGGACTTCGGCCCGTACCGGGAGCATTTCCAGGCGCTGGGCATCGACCTGTCGCGGATCAAGGTGATCGACGAACTGTTCACCCCGCAGGCGTTCATCACCACCGACCACGACAACAACCAGATCACCGCCTTCCACCCCGGCGCGATGATGCGCAGCTACGAGAACCACGTGAAGGACGTGCCGGGCGTGACCCTGGGCCTGGTCGGCCCGGACGGGCGCGAGGGCATGATCCAGAACGCCGAGGAATTCAGCGCCGGCGGCGTGCCGTTCATCTTCGATCCGGGCCAGGCCATGCCGCTGTTCAACGGCCCGGAGCTGCGCCAGTTCATCGAGCAGGCCGACTACGTGGTGGTCAACGACTACGAGTCCAACCTGCTGCAGGAACGCACCGGCTGGGACGAGAAGGACATCGTCTCGCGCGTGCAGGCCTACATCACCACCCAGGGCCCGAAGGGCGCACTGGTGCACACCCCCGAGAAAACCTACGACATCCCGCCGGCGCACGAGCGCCGCGTGGTCGACCCGACCGGCTGCGGCGACGCCTTCCGCGCCGGCCTGATCTTCGGCATCCAGCGCGGCTGCGACTGGCTGACCATCGGCCGGATGGGCAATCTGATGGGCGCCCTGAAGGTCGAACACCCCGGCACCCAGAACCAGCGCTTCGACTTCGACGAGTTCAACGACCAGTTCAAGCAGCAGTTCGGTTACGCGCTGTAA
- a CDS encoding rod shape-determining protein: MFKKLRGMFSNDLSIDLGTANTLIYVRGQGIVLNEPSVVAVRQDRAIGGTRSVAAVGAEAKQMLGRTPGHITTIRPMKDGVIADFTYTEAMLKHFIKKVHKSRFLRPSPRVLVCVPAGSTQVERRAIKESAEEAGARDVYLIEEPMAAAIGAGMPVTEARGSMVIDIGGGTTEVAVISLNGIVYSQSVRIGGDRFDESITNYVRRNHGMLIGEATAERIKLEIGCAYPQAVVQEMEISGRNLAEGVPKMIKINSNEVLEALHEPLSGIVSAVKLALEQTPPELCADVAERGIVLTGGGALLRDLDRLISEETGLHVQVADDPLTCVARGGGRALELVDMHGNEFFAPE, translated from the coding sequence ATGTTCAAGAAACTCCGCGGCATGTTCTCCAACGACCTGTCCATCGATCTGGGCACGGCCAACACCCTCATCTACGTGCGTGGCCAGGGCATCGTGCTGAACGAACCGTCGGTGGTGGCGGTACGCCAGGACCGGGCGATCGGCGGCACCCGCTCGGTGGCCGCGGTCGGCGCCGAGGCCAAGCAGATGCTCGGCCGTACTCCCGGCCACATCACCACCATCCGCCCGATGAAGGACGGCGTCATCGCCGACTTCACCTACACCGAGGCGATGCTGAAGCACTTCATCAAGAAGGTGCACAAGTCGCGCTTCCTGCGCCCCAGCCCGCGCGTGCTGGTGTGCGTGCCGGCCGGCTCCACCCAGGTGGAGCGCCGCGCGATCAAGGAATCGGCCGAGGAGGCCGGCGCCCGCGACGTGTACCTGATCGAGGAACCGATGGCCGCGGCGATCGGCGCCGGCATGCCGGTCACCGAGGCGCGCGGCTCGATGGTCATCGACATCGGCGGCGGTACCACCGAGGTCGCGGTCATTTCGCTGAACGGCATCGTCTATTCGCAGTCGGTGCGCATCGGCGGCGACCGCTTCGACGAGTCGATCACCAACTACGTGCGCCGCAACCACGGCATGCTGATCGGCGAGGCCACCGCCGAGCGGATCAAGCTGGAGATCGGCTGCGCCTACCCGCAGGCGGTGGTGCAGGAGATGGAGATCTCCGGCCGCAACCTCGCCGAGGGCGTGCCGAAGATGATCAAGATCAACTCCAACGAAGTGCTGGAAGCGCTGCACGAGCCGCTGTCGGGCATCGTCTCGGCGGTCAAGCTTGCCCTGGAGCAGACCCCGCCGGAACTGTGCGCCGACGTCGCCGAGCGCGGCATCGTGCTGACCGGCGGCGGCGCGCTGCTGCGCGACCTGGACCGGCTGATCTCCGAGGAAACCGGCCTGCACGTGCAGGTCGCCGACGACCCGCTGACCTGCGTGGCCCGCGGCGGCGGCCGTGCGCTGGAGCTGGTGGACATGCACGGCAACGAGTTCTTCGCGCCGGAGTGA
- the mreC gene encoding rod shape-determining protein MreC, whose amino-acid sequence MPPYAGPPVTARPGESASTPRLLVYLALALVLIVLDAQADWLARLRSQATVLVQPIWALAGLPGRLGTQVQENAASHAQLVKENRALRNELLIAKARLTRLQTAALDNAQLRELLGVAERRGLDVQLAPILDIDLDPTRQRLVLDAGSRDGVHVGQAVIDAGGLMGQVIAVTPLHSTVLLLTDPDHAVPVTVARNGVRLIVYGRGGSLELRDIPLSAGVEVGDEIVTSGLGGRFPAGFPVGTISALRPDDTHAFLVGELKPAAKLDRGRDVLLLRPSAAATGLGIGDSGLVKSGATGVGDGHGMPAATTQPVSSSQQATPSRATSDQSRARPAAAPATPKQPGPSPIPNPQSPIPAPKEPTQ is encoded by the coding sequence GTGCCTCCTTACGCCGGTCCTCCCGTCACCGCCCGCCCCGGCGAATCCGCCAGCACGCCGCGCCTGCTGGTCTACCTGGCGCTGGCGTTGGTGCTGATCGTGCTCGACGCGCAGGCCGACTGGCTGGCCCGCCTGCGCAGCCAGGCCACGGTGCTGGTGCAGCCGATCTGGGCGCTGGCCGGCCTGCCGGGGCGGCTGGGCACCCAGGTGCAGGAGAACGCGGCCAGCCACGCGCAGCTGGTCAAGGAAAATCGCGCGTTGCGCAACGAACTGCTGATCGCCAAGGCGCGCCTGACCCGGCTGCAGACCGCGGCGCTGGACAACGCGCAGCTGCGCGAACTGCTGGGCGTGGCCGAGCGCCGCGGCCTGGACGTGCAGCTGGCGCCGATCCTGGACATCGACCTGGACCCGACCCGACAGCGGCTGGTGCTCGATGCCGGCAGCCGCGATGGCGTGCACGTCGGCCAGGCGGTGATCGATGCCGGCGGCCTGATGGGCCAGGTGATCGCGGTGACCCCGCTGCACTCCACCGTGCTGCTGCTGACCGACCCCGACCACGCGGTGCCGGTGACGGTGGCGCGCAACGGCGTGCGCCTGATCGTCTACGGCCGCGGCGGCAGCCTGGAGCTGCGCGACATCCCGCTCAGCGCCGGCGTCGAGGTGGGCGATGAGATCGTCACCTCCGGCCTGGGCGGCCGCTTCCCGGCCGGCTTCCCGGTCGGCACCATCTCCGCCCTGCGCCCGGACGACACCCACGCCTTCCTGGTCGGCGAACTGAAGCCGGCGGCGAAGCTGGACCGCGGGCGGGATGTGTTGTTGCTGCGGCCTTCGGCCGCGGCAACGGGATTGGGGATTGGGGATTCGGGATTGGTGAAAAGCGGCGCTACTGGCGTCGGCGATGGTCATGGAATGCCGGCGGCGACCACGCAGCCGGTGTCTTCCTCTCAGCAGGCGACGCCTTCGCGGGCCACCAGTGACCAATCGCGTGCACGGCCTGCGGCCGCGCCCGCAACCCCCAAGCAGCCAGGGCCTTCCCCAATCCCCAATCCCCAATCCCCAATCCCGGCTCCAAAGGAGCCCACCCAATGA
- the mreD gene encoding rod shape-determining protein MreD has product MSRLRSKGWVLPVSVIVALLLGLMPLPLAVQPLRPYWLALVVAYWVIETPDKVGLGFAFAVGVLADLLYGGVLGEQALRLVILSFILQRFRARIRFFPMSQQALAIGGLLVNDRIVAAAVHLAVGEPTLPWNYWWAPLLGMALWPPLFVLLDALRLGRRSK; this is encoded by the coding sequence ATGAGCCGCCTGCGCAGCAAAGGCTGGGTGTTGCCGGTCAGCGTGATCGTGGCGCTGTTGTTGGGGCTGATGCCGTTGCCGCTGGCGGTGCAGCCGTTGCGGCCGTACTGGCTGGCGCTGGTGGTGGCGTACTGGGTGATCGAGACGCCGGACAAGGTCGGGCTGGGCTTCGCCTTTGCGGTCGGGGTGCTCGCCGATCTGCTGTACGGCGGGGTGCTGGGCGAGCAGGCGCTGCGCCTGGTGATCCTGAGCTTCATCCTGCAGCGCTTCCGCGCGCGCATCCGCTTTTTCCCGATGTCGCAGCAGGCGCTGGCGATCGGCGGCCTGCTGGTCAACGACCGCATCGTCGCCGCGGCGGTGCATCTGGCGGTCGGCGAGCCGACGCTGCCGTGGAACTACTGGTGGGCGCCGCTGCTGGGCATGGCGCTGTGGCCGCCGCTGTTCGTGCTGCTGGACGCGCTGCGGCTGGGCCGGCGGAGCAAGTAG